A stretch of the Corylus avellana chromosome ca6, CavTom2PMs-1.0 genome encodes the following:
- the LOC132185297 gene encoding LEAF RUST 10 DISEASE-RESISTANCE LOCUS RECEPTOR-LIKE PROTEIN KINASE-like 2.5 → MSHPLSFLLLILSLFFFNSIFTNSTSFSPLCAPNHCGDVGILYPFWLYGDNTTSDKSYCGYKGFGLTCSSADEKPILALPNDTYYVTEIDYIHYTLTLVDIDAANQSCPRVRHNITLGTLPLNFSTSDLNLSFYFNCSSLYPTSVPPIGCLEGYNTNYPSFVFVEGEETAGFDWANICEEKVVAAVMETEIDTSNLSSGGFAGAIKNGFALDWKPLKDCGACESSGGYCGYNNTGEEDKFLCFCRDGSINGEGCKASFI, encoded by the coding sequence ATGTCACACCCTTTAAGCTTTCTCCTCCTTAttctctccctcttcttcttcaactccATATTCACCAATTCTACTTCTTTTTCACCACTATGCGCTCCGAACCATTGCGGCGACGTTGGGATCCTCTACCCCTTTTGGTTGTATGGCGACAACACCACCTCCGATAAATCATATTGCGGCTACAAGGGCTTTGGTCTCACGTGCTCGTCCGCCGACGAGAAACCTATACTTGCTTTGCCCAACGACACATACTACGTAACCGAAATAGATTATATTCACTACACCCTCACCCTCGTCGACATCGACGCCGCAAACCAATCGTGTCCGAGGGTGCGTCACAACATCACTCTCGGCACGCTGCCATTGAATTTTTCTACTTCGGATTTGAACCTCAGTTTTTACTTTAATTGTAGTTCCTTGTACCCAACATCTGTGCCTCCCATCGGGTGCTTGGAGGGGTATAATACGAATTACCCGTCGTTTGTTTTTGTCGAGGGGGAGGAGACGGCGGGGTTCGACTGGGCAAATATTTGCGAGGAGAAGGTGGTGGCCGCTGTGATGGAGACGGAGATTGATACTAGCAATTTGAGTAGTGGGGGGTTTGCTGGGGCTATAAAGAATGGATTTGCGCTTGATTGGAAGCCGCTTAAGGATTGTGGTGCCTGTGAAAGCTCCGGTGGGTATTGTGGGTACAACAACACAGGCGAGGAGGACAAGTTCTTGTGCTTTTGCAGGGATGGAAGCATCAATGGTGAAGGTTGCAAAG